Proteins encoded within one genomic window of Anopheles gambiae chromosome 3, idAnoGambNW_F1_1, whole genome shotgun sequence:
- the LOC1269465 gene encoding teneurin-m isoform X2, translating into MSGYQQQGKSRHYPRYSLNSSDNEDSPIHRSIYAQPYNAIGTAERQSNFTYRTAKGGNVPGAIGPAATTVNPLTLNTPSSENGSSATLTDAEASLARENTLLVNNGCLLDGVPPSAPPDVPPRNPTMNRMNGRVTGNPTELGVDFEPSCLVRTPSGNVYIPSGNLAINNKGSPIDYKTGSACSTPTKDTLKSYDRNCMGPVLPPRSTMCGPPAHHYSAPLNFRKGFTFTKCTWKCTAILVILLSVILVITLLLTASNVLSISYPTTNPCTVLVDEKAEISAAKSTIADANRAGIPGGGGDGLGLDQSALAPSASGRPKSIAADESSPGGSASGSSSLSAASTAATGKAAGTGGTAGTGTVPDKQTVASLRSVELLHAVADSGDGRGSGGGSGSSSTMVVVKRSRRQAPGDIVTGTDTTASSTDRNGDRADDNDLLHASVGTVELVALPSTPVFDQYGELDDPPESPATANLLVETAVNSETVYDGRDGDGLSVGGEDISLPPEDNGTFITNDNDLSPVGAPVESSTEQAIIDARPTTEDEKWANDDPSAAVVYAHVPLDQSEVALVSLEDGLELGRERDKHYYKTIEQVAIKAGDDDDGDASKLQEEVRIHTLPPSVVPVQPTAVPVYLINEPNGTSSSREDASNGAQEELPRLLVNISIATDHGSGTVQHSVYVLQVSIPTPPEHMPRPPVESPESPPPPANLAVPPPVQCPPEPPPAPPCPIKCPSDSAFARYRVVAVPVEDDSEFVEIDEDGLEGELVDTGLGEPSSTEPPEALTEANDGLTQEFTTAQRLPELTADEQEEGKHDDDEATTSSSLSSVVASTTSAAQCPEVTPPPILILEGARTFPARSFPPDGTTFSQITLGQRLSKEIPPYSYWNMQFYQSEPAYVKFDYSIPRGASIGVYARRNALPTHTQYHFKEVLSGFNARQTRATHPSMRREVTRYMEPGHWFLSIYNDDGDAQEIAFYAVVAEDMTQNCPNGCSGNGQCLLGHCQCNPGFGGDDCSESVCPVLCSQRGEYINGECQCNPGWKGKECSLRHDECEVPDCNGHGHCVSGKCGCVRGYKGKYCEEVDCPHPTCTGHGFCAEGTCICKKGWKGPDCATMDQDALQCLPDCSGHGTFDLDTQTCTCEPKWSGEDCSKELCDLNCGQHGRCVGETCSCDAGWGGEYCNNKLCDPRCNEHGQCKNGTCLCVTGWNGKHCTLEGCPSGCSQHGQCHVSGELMWECRCYEGWDGADCSVPLEQNCGDNKDNDRDGLVDCEDPECCGSHSCKTSQLCVSAPKPIDVLLRKQPPAITASFFERMKFLIDEGSLQNYAKLETFNESRSAVIRGRVVTSLNMGLVGVRVSTSTPLEGFTLTRDDGWFDLMVNGGGAITLQFGRSPFRPQTRIVQVPWNEVVIIDTVVMSTSDDKSHHGPPHTCFSHDYDLMKPVVLATWKHGFQGACPDRSAILAESQVIQESLAIPGTGLNLVYHSSRAAGYLSTIKLQLTPDVIPPTLKLIYLRITIEGILFERVFEADPGIKFTYPWNRLNIYRQRVYGITTAVVKVGYQYTDCKDVVWDVQTTKLSGHDMSISEVGGWNLDIHHRYNFHEGILQKGDGSNIYLKHKPRVILTAMGDGHQRPLECGDCNGVATKQRLLAPVALAAAPDGSLYVGDFNYIRRIMIDGTVRTVVKLNATRVSYRYHMALSPLDGSLYVSDPESHQIIKVRNKDDTHDPDHNWEPVVGSGERCLPGDEAHCGDGGLARDAKLAYPKGVAISSDNILYFADGTNIRMVDRDGVISTLIGNHMHKSHWKPVPCEGTLKIEEMHLRWPTELTINPLDDTLHIIDDHMILRMTPDGRVRVIAGRPMHCATAGGSGTGVSTGVSGASSVASLSYDTDLAIHATLVMPQSIAFAPSGDLYVAESDSQRINRIRVIGTDGKISPYAGAESKCNCLERGCDCYEADHYLAISAKFNTISAITVTPDGHVHIADQANYRIRSVISSLPEAGTSKEYEIYAPNAQEIYVFNRFGQHIATKNIMTGETVYSFLYNVNTSNGKLSTVTDAAGNKVFLLRDYTSQVNSIENTKGQKCRLRMTRMKMLHELNTPDNYNVTFEYHGPTGLLKTKLDSTGRSYVYNYDEFGRLTSAVTPTGKVIDLTFDLSVQGATVKVTENSQREVSMLIQGSSVVSKVGEAATKTTVMLDGGTTSVSPWGNAVSVESVPYVLLAEVDPLLGESYPVPSKQRTEINGDLSNRFEWRYFIRHVPVRGKNARTLTQVGRKLRVNGENLLTFEYEKDTSSITVSVDDKTELLNVTYDKSSRPIAYRPQSGEYADVDLEYDRFGRLISWKWGNLKEEYTFDRAGRLNEIKYGDGSSIVYAFKDTFSSLPLKVTTPRRSDYLLQYDDAGALQSLTTPRGHIHAFSLQTSLGFFKYQYYSPINRHPFEILYSDEGQILAKIHPHQSGKVAFVHDSAGRLETILAGLSSTQYTYQESTSLVKQVEVLEPGFELRREFKYHAGVLKDEKLKFGSKSGLASAHFKYQYDGNARLSGIEMDVNGKELPIVRFKYGPAQGTLDAVSDLRITRNAFNRTVVQDTSKQFFTITDFDEHGRVKSVLINIKSFDVYRLELDYDLRNRIRTHKVMVGRSTSLDKVNYNADGHVMEVVGTNSWKYVYDENGNIIGILEQGDKTNLGYDTGDRVVQVGDVEFNSYDARGYVVRRGEQKYRYNNRGQLIHAMERDRFQTWYFYDDLGRLVACHDEKGNVTQYFYANLNAPELITHIHYPKAGRTSRLLYDDRHMLIAIETGDQRYYVATDQNGSPIALFDVGGAIVKEIRRTPFGKIVKDTNPGLFVPIDFHGGLLDPNTRLVYMEQRLYDTGVGQWMTPAWEQLATEMRHPTDVFIYRFHNNDPINRREPEGNYMNDLRSWLKLFGYDVTKMQGSRYTRDMIYRPTATIKSPQLAPDFGVMSGLQCIVEKVDEKFADFGFIPKPLLKMELKTRNLLPRVAYRRGVFGEGVLISRIDGRALVSVVDGSNSVVQDVVSSVFNNSHFLDLHFSIHDQDVFYFVKDNVMKLRDDTEELRRLGGMFNISAHEINDHGGANGKELRLHGPDAVVIIKYGVDPEQERHRILKHAHKRAVERAWELEKQLVAAGFQGRGDWTEEEKEELISHGDVDGWIGVDIHSIHKYPQLADDPGNVAFQRDSKRKRRKSGGTSSGGGGGGHKAKREHRHETIILPLSVASVAPSTSVPTSSMSSATSTSASAPASSSVASSASAASSSAPTSASSVPSSVPAVVVTSASAATVRPSAST; encoded by the exons CAATTAACAACAAAGGCTCACCGATAGACTACAAGACCGGGTCCGCCTGCTCGACACCGACGAAGGACACGCTGAAAAGCTACGATCGCAACTGCATGGGTCCGGTACTGCCGCCCCGCAGCACGATGTGCGGACCGCCGGCCCACCACTACTCGGCCCCGCTCAACTTCCGCAAGGGCTTCACCTTCACCAAATGTACATGGAAGTGTACCGCTATCTTAGTGATACTATTAAGTGTTATACTCGTTATAACATTATTATTAACAG CATCTAACGTTTTAAGTATATCATATCCAACCACCAACCCCTGTACAGTTCTAGTCGACGAGAAGGCAGAAATCTCCGCAGCCAAAAGCACGATAGCGGACGCGAACCGGGCCGGCATaccgggcggcggcggtgacGGCCTCGGCCTCGACCAGTCCGCCCTGGCGCCGTCCGCTTCCGGTCGGCCGAAATCGATCGCGGCCGATGAATCGTCCCCCGGCGGTTCGGCGTCCGGTTCGTCCTCGCTATCGGCCGCCTCGACGGCAGCGACCGGCAAGGCAGCTGGTACCGGCGGCACGGCAGGCACAGGTACAGTACCCGATAAGCAGACTGTTGCATCCCTTCGTTCGGTAGAGTTGTTGCACGCAGTAGCTGATAGTGGTGACGGTAgaggtagtggtggtggtagtggtagtagcaGCACGATGGTTGTAGTTAAGCGTTCCCGCCGTCAGGCACCGGGTGACATCGTCACCGGAACTGAcaccaccgccagcagcaCTGACCGCAACGGCGACCGGGCTGATGATAACGATTTGTTGCATGCTTCGGTGGGCACTGTTGAGCTCGTAGCGCTTCCTTCCACCCCCGTCTTCGATCAGTACGGGGAGCTGGACGATCCTCCAGAATCTCCTGCCACGGCTAATTTGCTTGTGGAAACGGCTGTCAACAGTGAAACCGTTTACGATGGACGGGACGGTGATGGGCTTTCGGTCGGCGGTGAAGACATCAGCCTCCCACCGGAAGATAATGGCACTTTTATCACTAATGATAATGACTTGTCTCCTGTTGGTGCGCCGGTGGAGTCTTCCACGGAGCAAGCTATTATTGACGCACGACCGACGACCGAGGATGAGAAATGGGCCAACGATGACCCATCGGCTGCGGTGGTGTACGCGCACGTACCGCTAGACCAGTCCGAGGTAGCGCTGGTAAGCCTCGAGGATGGTCTGGAGCTGGGCAGGGAGCGTGATAAGCACTACTACAAAACCATCGAACAGGTGGCGATCAAAGcgggcgatgatgatgacggtgatgcATCGAAGCTTCAGGAAGAGGTAAGAATTCACACACTCCCCCCGTCGGTGGTTCCGGTGCAGCCAACGGCCGTGCCGGTGTACCTTATCAACGAACCAAACGGTACGTCATCTTCCCGCGAAGATGCCTCAAACGGAGCTCAAGAGGAGCTGCCCCGACTGCTGGTAAACATTTCCATCGCCACCGATCACGGCTCGGGCACCGTGCAGCACTCCGTCTACGTCCTGCAGGTGTCTATCCCAACACCGCCGGAACATATGCCACGACCCCCGGTAGAGTCTCCAgagtcaccaccaccaccggcgaaCTTGGCTGTTCCGCCCCCCGTACAGTGTCCACCGGAACCACCGCCAGCACCACCCTGCCCAATCAAATGTCCCTCGGATTCGGCTTTCGCTCGCTATCGCGTCGTCGCCGTACCGGTCGAGGACGATAGCGAGTTTGTCGAGATTGATGAGGATGGTTTGGAGGGCGAGTTGGTGGATACCGGACTGGGTGAACCATCATCCACCGAGCCGCCCGAAGCGCTCACGGAAGCCAACGATGGTTTGACGCAAGAATTTACCACAGCCCAACGGCTGCCTGAACTTACTGCTGATGAGCAGGAGGAGGGGAAGCATGATGATGACGAAGCTACTACTAGCTCCAGCCTCAGTAGCGTAGTAGCGTCGACCACATCCGCAGCGCAATGTCCCGAGGTAACGCCACCGCCCATTCTCATCCTGGAAG GTGCAAGAACGTTCCCGGCGCGAAGCTTCCCACCGGACGGTACCACCTTCTCGCAGATCACGCTCGGCCAGCGGCTGTCGAAGGAGATCCCACCGTACAGCTACTGGAACATGCAGTTCTACCAGTCGGAGCCGGCGTACGTCAAGTTCGATTACAGCATCCCCCGGGGCGCCTCGATAGGTGTGTACGCGCGCCGCAACGCCCTGCCGACGCACACGCAGTATCACTTCAAAGAGGTCCTGAGCGGATTCAATGCGCGCCAGACACGTGCCACTCAC CCATCGATGCGTCGAGAGGTCACCCGCTACATGGAGCCGGGCCACTGGTTCCTGTCAATCTACAACGACGATGGTGACGCGCAGGAGATTGCGTTCTACGCGGTCGTCGCGGAGGATATGACCCAGAACTGCCCGAACGGCTGCTCCGGCAATGGTCAGTGTCTGCTCGGACACTGCCAGTGCAATCCCGGCTTCGGTGGCGACGATTGCAGTGAGA GCGTCTGTCCCGTCCTGTGCTCGCAGCGTGGCGAATACATTAACGGCGAATGTCAGTGCAATCCGGGCTGGAAGGGCAAGGAGTGCTCGCTGCGTCACGATGAGTGCGAAGTGCCGGACTGCAATGGCCACGGACACTGCGTCAGCGGCAAGTGCGGCTGTGTGCGCGGCTACAAGGGCAAATACTGTGAAGAAG TTGACTGTCCCCATCCGACCTGTACCGGGCATGGGTTCTGTGCCGAGGGTACCTGCATCTGCAAGAAGGGCTGGAAGGGCCCGGACTGTGCCACGATGGACCAGGACGCACTGCAATGTCTGCCCGACTGCTCCGGCCACGGTACGTTCGATCTGGACACGCAAACCTGCACCTGCGAGCCCAAGTGGAGCGGTGAGGATTGCTCCAAGGAGCTGTGCGATCTGAACTGTGGCCAGCACGGGCGATGCGTCGGCGAGACGTGCAGCTGTGATGCCGGATGGGGCGGCGAGTACTGCAACAACAAGCTGTGCGACCCACGGTGCAACGAGCATGGCCAGTGCAAGAACGGAACCTGCCTGTGCGTGACCGGATGGAACGGGAAGCACTGCACACTGGAAGGATGTCCGAGCGG CTGCTCCCAGCACGGCCAGTGTCATGTGAGTGGCGAGCTGATGTGGGAATGTCGCTGCTACGAGGGCTGGGACGGTGCCGACTGTTCGGTACCGCTCGAACAAAACTGTGGCGACAATAAGGATAACGATCGTG ATGGCCTAGTCGACTGTGAAGATCCGGAGTGCTGCGGCAGTCACTCGTGCAAAACGAGCCAACTGTGCGTGTCCGCCCCGAAACCGATCGACGTGCTGCTGCGCAAGCAACCGCCCGCCATTACCGCCTCCTTCTTCGAGCGCATGAAGTTCCTGATCGACGAGGGTAGCCTGCAGAACTACGCCAAGCTGGAAACGTTCAACGAAAG CCGTTCCGCCGTCATACGTGGGCGCGTAGTTACCTCGCTCAACATGGGACTGGTCGGAGTGCGTGTCAGCACCTCGACCCCGCTGGAAGGCTTCACCCTAACCCGGGACGATGGGTGGTTCGATCTGATGGTGAACGGTGGCGGTGCTATCACGCTCCAGTTTGGCCGCTCGCCCTTCCGACCGCAGACGCGCATCGTTCAGGTACCCTGGAATGAGGTCGTCATCATCGACACGGTTGTGATGTCCACCTCGGACGACAAATCGCACCATGGGCCACCGCACACTTGCTTTTCGCACGACTACGATCTCATGAAGCCGGTTGTGTTGGCCACGTGGAAGCATGGATTCCAGGGAGCTTGCCCTGATCGTAGTGCCATTTTGGCAGAGTCGCAAGTCATCCAGGAATCGCTCGCCATCCCCGGAACTGGGCTAAACCTTGTCTACCATAGCTCCCGTGCGGCTGGCTATCTGTCGACGATTAAGCTGCAGCTCACACCGGACGTGATCCCGCCGACCCTGAAGCTCATCTATCTGCGCATCACTATCGAGGGCATTCTGTTCGAGCGTGTGTTTGAAGCGGACCCGGGCATTAAGTTCACCTACCCCTGGAATCGGCTCAACATCTACCGGCAGCGTGTGTACGGCATCACGACTGCGGTCGTTAAGGTGGGCTACCAGTACACCGACTGCAAGGACGTGGTGTGGGACGTGCAGACGACGAAGCTGAGCGGGCACGACATGAGCATCTCGGAGGTGGGAGGCTGGAACCTGGACATTCACCATCGGTACAACTTCCACGAGGGCATCCTGCAGAAGGGCGATGGGTCGAACATTTACCTGAAGCACAAGCCGCGCGTTATACTGACCGCGATGGGCGATGGACATCAGCGACCGCTCGAGTGTGGTGATTGCAATGGTGTGGCGACGAAGCAGCGACTGCTGGCGCCGGTTGCGCTAGCGGCAGCCCCGGACGGCAGTCTTTACGTTGGGGACTTTAACTACATCCGACGGATCATGATCGACGGTACGGTACGGACGGTGGTGAAGCTGAATGCGACGCGCGTCTCTTACCGCTATCATATGGCGTTGAGTCCGCTGGATGGATCGCTGTACGTTTCGGACCCCGAGTCGCATCAGATCATCAAGGTGCGCAACAAGGACGATACGCACGATCCCGATCACAACTGGGAGCCGGTGGTGGGCAGTGGCGAACGCTGTCTTCCCGGCGACGAAGCTCACTGTGGAGATGGCGGGCTGGCACGAGATGCGAAGCTTGCCTATCCGAAGGGTGTGGCGATATCGTCAGACAACATTCTGTACTTTGCCGATGGTACGAACATTCGCATGGTGGATCGTGATGGTGTGATCAGCACACTGATCGGCAACCATATGCACAAATCCCACTGGAAGCCAGTCCCGTGTGAGGGTACTCTAAAGATTGAGGAGATGCATCTGCGTTGGCCGACAGAACTGACGATCAATCCGCTGGATGATACGCTGCACATAATCGACGATCATATGATCCTGCGAATGACACCGGACGGTCGAGTTAGAGTCATTGCTGGAAGGCCGATGCACTGTGCCACTGCTGGTGGATCCGGCACGGGTGTTAGCACGGGTGTAAGTGGAGCCTCCTCTGTTGCTTCGCTCAGCTACGACACAGATCTTGCGATCCACGCAACACTCGTTATGCCGCAGAGCATTGCCTTTGCTCCTTCTGGTGATCTTTACGTGGCGGAAAGTGACTCTCAGCGCATCAACCGTATCCGCGTGATCGGAACAGACGGGAAGATATCTCCATACGCCGGTGCAGAGTCAAAGTGTAACTGTCTCGAGCGAGGATGCGATTGCTATGAAGCCGACCACTACCTAGCGATCAGTGCGAAGTTTAACACAATCTCTGCCATTACTGTGACACCAGACGGACATGTTCACATCGCGGATCAGGCCAACTATCGCATCCGCTCCGTTATTTCAAGTCTTCCGGAAGCGGGAACCTCCAAGGAGTACGAGATCTACGCCCCGAACGCACAGGAGATCTACGTCTTCAATCGCTTCGGGCAGCACATCGCAACCAAGAACATCATGACGGGCGAGACGGTGTACAGCTTCCTGTACAACGTGAACACCTCGAACGGCAAGCTGAGCACGGTGACGGATGCGGCGGGAAATAAGGTGTTCCTGCTGCGCGACTACACCTCCCAGGTGAACTCGATCGAGAACACCAAGGGTCAAAAGTGTCGGCTGCGCATGACGCGCATGAAGATGCTGCACGAGCTAAACACACCGGACAACTACAACGTCACGTTTGAGTACCACGGGCCTACTGGGCTGCTGAAGACGAAGCTTGATTCGACTGGTCGTTCGTACGTGTACAATTACGATGAGTTTGGAAGGCTAACGTCGGCGGTGACGCCCACTGGCAAGGTGATTGATCTGACGTTTGATCTGAGCGTGCAGGGCGCCACCGTGAAGGTGACGGAGAACTCGCAGCGCGAAGTGTCGATGCTGATCCAGGGCTCGTCGGTGGTGTCGAAGGTGGGAGAAGCGGCTACCAAGACGACGGTAATGCTCGACGGTGGTACTACGAGCGTTTCCCCCTGGGGTAACGCCGTGTCGGTTGAGTCTGTCCCGTACGTACTGCTTGCGGAAGTTGATCCACTTCTCGGTGAAAGCTACCCGGTACCCTCGAAACAACGCACAGAGATCAATGGTGATCTTTCGAATCGCTTCGAGTGGCGTTACTTCATCCGCCATGTACCGGTGAGGGGCAAGAAtgcacgcacactcacacaggtTGGAAGGAAGTTGCGCGTAAACGGAGAAAACCTGCTCACGTTTGAGTACGAGAAGGATACATCCTCGATCACAGTCTCCGTGGACGATAAGACCGAGCTGCTGAACGTTACGTACGATAAGTCATCGCGCCCGATCGCGTACAGACCACAGTCGGGCGAGTACGCGGACGTCGATCTGGAGTACGATCGGTTCGGCCGGTTGATCTCGTGGAAGTGGGGCAACCTGAAGGAGGAGTACACGTTCGATCGGGCCGGTCGGCTGAACGAGATCAAGTACGGTGACGGCAGCTCGATCGTGTACGCGTTCAAGGACACGTTCAGTAGTTTGCCGCTCAAGGTGACGACACCGCGCCGGTCGGACTATCTGCTGCAGTACGATGATGCGGGTGCGCTACAATCCCTCACGACTCCACGCGGACACATTCACGCGTTCTCGCTGCAAACTTCGCTCGGGTTCTTCAAGTATCAGTACTATTCGCCGATCAATCGACATCCGTTTGAGATTTTGTACAGCGATGAGGGACAGATACTGGCGAAGATTCATCCACATCAGAGCGGGAAGGTGGCGTTCGTGCATGACAGTGCTGGAAGGTTGGAGACGATCCTGGCCGGGTTGTCCTCCACGCAGTACACGTACCAGGAGAGCACGAGTCTGGTGAAGCAAGTGGAGGTGCTCGAGCCTGGATTTGAGTTGCGGCGCGAGTTCAAGTACCATGCCGGGGTGTTGAAGGACGAGAAGCTGAAGTTTGGCTCGAAGAGTGGACTGGCGTCGGCACACTTCAAGTATCAGTACGATGGCAATGCCAGGCTCAGTGGCATCGAGATGGATGTGAACGGGAAGGAGCTGCCGATCGTGAGGTTCAAGTACGGGCCGGCTCAAGGTACGCTGGATGCGGTGAGCGATCTGCGCATCACCCGCAACGCCTTCAATCGTACCGTGGTGCAGGACACCTCGAAACAATTCTTCACGATTACTGACTTTGACGAGCATGGCCGGGTGAAGAGTGTGCTGATCAACATCAAGTCGTTTGATGTGTACCGGCTGGAGCTGGATTACGATCTGCGGAACCGTATCCGCACGCACAAGGTGATGGTGGGCCGGTCGACTTCCCTCGACAAGGTGAACTACAACGCGGACGGGCACGTGATGGAAGTAGTTGGCACGAACAGCTGGAAGTACGTGTACGATGAGAATGGTAACATCATTGGCATTCTGGAGCAGGGTGATAAGACGAATCTCGGCTACGATACGGGTGATCGGGTGGTGCAGGTTGGAGATGTTGAGTTCAATAGCTACGATGCACGTGGATACGTAGTGCGCCGAGGTGAGCAGAAGTATCGCTACAACAACCGGGGTCAGTTGATCCATGCGATGGAGCGCGATCGGTTCCAGACGTGGTACTTCTACGATGATCTCGGCCGGCTGGTGGCGTGCCACGATGAGAAGGGCAATGTGACGCAGTACTTCTACGCGAATCTGAACGCACCGGAGCTGATCACGCACATCCACTACCCGAAGGCGGGCCGTACATCTAGACTGCTGTACGACGATCGGCACATGTTGATCGCCATCGAGACGGGTGATCAGCGGTACTACGTGGCTACGGATCAGAACGGTTCACCGATTGCACTGTTCGATGTCGGTGGTGCGATCGTGAAGGAGATCCGCCGCACTCCGTTCGGCAAGATTGTGAAGGACACCAATCCGGGACTGTTCGTGCCGATTGATTTCCACGGTGGACTGCTCGATCCCAACACGCGGCTAGTGTACATGGAGCAGCGGCTGTACGATACGGGCGTGGGCCAGTGGATGACACCAGCCTGGGAGCAGCTGGCGACGGAGATGCGCCACCCGACGGACGTGTTTATCTACCGGTTCCACAACAATGATCCGATCAATCGGCGCGAACCGGAGGGTAACTACATGAACGATCTGCGCTCCTGGCTGAAGCTGTTCGGGTACGACGTGACGAAGATGCAGGGATCGCGGTACACGCGGGACATGATCTACCGGCCGACGGCCACGATCAAGTCGCCCCAGCTGGCGCCCGACTTTGGCGTCATGTCCGGGCTGCAGTGCATCGTGGAGAAGGTGGACGAGAAGTTTGCCGACTTTGGGTTCATCCCGAAGCCGCTGCTGAAGATGGAGCTGAAGACGCGCAACTTGCTGCCGCGCGTTGCCTATCGGCGCGGCGTGTTCGGCGAGGGTGTGCTGATCTCGCGCATCGATGGCCGGGCGCTGGTGAGCGTGGTGGACGGTTCGAACAGCGTGGTGCAGGACGTGGTGTCGTCCGTGTTCAACAACTCCCACTTCCTCGATCTGCACTTCAGCATCCACGATCAGGACGTGTTCTACTTCGTGAAGGACAACGTGATGAAGCTGCGCGATGATACGGAGGAGTTGCGCCGGCTTGGCGGTATGTTTAACATTTCCGCGCACGAAATCAACGATCATGGTGGAGCGAATGGGAAGGAACTGCGTCTGCACGGTCCGGATGCGGTCGTGATCATCAAGTACGGAGTTGATCCTGAGCAGGAGCGTCATCGAATTTTGAAGCACGCGCACAAACGGGCGGTCGAGCGGGCGTGGGAGCTGGAGAAGCAGCTGGTAGCGGCCGGATTCCAGGGCCGTGGCGATTGGACGGAGGAAGAGAAGGAGGAGCTGATCTCGCACGGCGATGTGGACGGATGGATCGGGGTGGACATACACAGCATCCACAAGTATCCGCAGCTGGCGGACGATCCGGGCAATGTGGCGTTCCAGCGGGACTCGAAGCGGAAGCGCCGAAAGAGCGGTGGAACTTCtagcggtggtggcggcggtggtcaTAAGGCAAAGCGAGAGCATCGTCACGAGACGATCATACTGCCATTGTCGGTGGCGTCCGTTGCACCATCGACTTCCGTGCCGACTTCTTCCATGTCGTCCGCTACGTCAACGTCAGCGTCAGCGCCTGCTTCCTCCTCGGTAGCATCGTCAGCGTCAGCGGCGTCATCGTCGGCGCCTACTTCCGCGTCCTCGGTGCCATCTTCGGTGCCGGCCGTCGTAGTGACGTCAGCCTCGGCAGCAACGGTACGGCCGAGCGCCTCCACGTGA